The stretch of DNA AAGTAAACAATGTTCCAAATTATAGTTCTTCAGAAGGCCTCAATAGGAATCCCTGTATTGACCAAGGACAGCAACTCGAATATACgagagagaatgagaacaaaACATACAATGAACACCTATTAACGATGATacagaacagaaaaaagagaatgtgaaaaTCCCCTTACTAGTCACGCTAGGCCTCTTTTGTGTTGTTCTTGCCAACGCAGCAGCAAACCTGCTATATATATAGGGGCTGTCACTGCTATTGCCTCTAGGACAGGACTCAACATCGCACAGACATGGGAAAGGTGAGTAATGCATGAAGattccacaatatttcttgggGGATTTGAGCTACATGTAGTTTGTTAGGAAATCAGGACCATgatccattttcttctatttcagaTCACCTTCTACGAGGACCGTGGCTTCCAGGGTCGTTACTATGAGTGCAGTAGTGACCACTCCAACCTTCAGTCCTATTTCAATCGCTGCAACTCTGTACGAGTTGATAGTGGCAACTGGATGATCTATGAGCAACCCAATTATTTAGGCTGCCAGTACTACCTGCGTAGGGGCGAGTATCCAGACTACCATGAGTGGATGGGTTTCAATGACTCCATCAGGTCCTGCCGCATCATCCCTCATGTGAGTTCAGTTTGGTGGATTTGGACTCAAAGGGTTCAAATTACagatctgtcatttttttttttaatattgggcAATTCGTTTAACCTCCACAGTCCTCAGTGTTTTCACTTGTAAATGAGATTTAATGCCCTCAAAGGTAGCTTTCAGAtgtaaatctatgatactataatAAAAACTTAAAGTCAGTGAACTTCAAATTAGAATATTCAAGCTATGTGAAAATGTATGGGAATTTGACAGGCAAATATTCAAAGTAGCTGGCAGAATtcagacaaagttaaaaaaagaaggtacattttattcaaatttaatAAAGGTATGCCAATTAATATAAAGAATGATGAACAGCTAATATATTAACaagtattgattaaaaaaatatgtagtatgggagcagctaggtggcatagtggatagagcactggccctggagtcaagagaatctgagttcaaatacagcctcaaacacttaataattgcctagatgtgtgactctgggcaagtcacttaatcccattgccttaaataaatgaaattttaaaaaatacatagtaTGTGTCCCATACACAAAAGATATTATAGTAGATAAAATATATGATTTGATCATTagtctcaaagaatttacaaGGTACTCAAGAGGAAAGACTAAGGCACATGAAACCAAAAAAGTGCTTAACAAGGTAGTCACCACAAGAATAACAGAAAAAtcagaaggaagaaatcaaatatGGGTGCTTTTGCCTTAAACTCATTCACCTGCTTTCCTTTAGGCAATGTGTACACTAAAATACATTGTACTTATACATTGATATtctcaaaaatttatatttaaactcATGGAGATCTATGTTTGGGGTGTGAGATATCCTGGTGATAGGGGGAAAAGTACTAAAAATACACTACCAGGATACCAGAGAATCCTGCGCTCCTAGCAAATATAAATATTCTAAACATTTTCTAAGTTTCAAGTTTCAGATCAATGTTGGgtcattcattttgtaaatggACTTAATACGTTAAACTTATCTTTATTTGCAAGAAAAATTATCTTCCTCCAAACTAAGCCAGGGACCAAAATTAATAGACTGAAAATGACATAGTTTTCATGGAATGTCATTCTCAGGGGCTTTctgatattttgattttttaattttattttttcaattacatgtaaagattattttcaacattcattcttttgcaagtcttgagttcacattttttctgcctccctcccttctttcccccttccccttgacagtgagtaatctgatgtaGTTTTgtagtttacatatatatatatatatatatatatatatatatatgtatatatacaatcatgtttaaaacATTTGCTTATTATTTCTGATCCTTTTAATCAGTTGAATACCCTTTTGGTTTTTCTGATAATAAATcacatcatatgaaaaatgttactATTTTGTGTTCCTCCAAATCTCTATCAATGAAACAAGTATTTTACAAATTCTACTTTGTTCAGTGAAGTAAAttgaatgaatattaaatattaggTCTTTTGAAAAGATGGAATTAACTTACCCAGTCTATGACTATTAATTAAATGCGGAGAagctctcatttcccttttttctgtcttttctcttgATTGGACCACCAGACTGTATCTCACAGAATTAGAATGTATGAGAGGGAAGACTACCGAGGCAAGATGGTGGAGTTTACTGAAGACTGTTCTTCCCTTCAAGATCGTCTCCATTTACATGAGATTTACTCCCTCAACGTGTTAGAGGGTTGCTGGATCCTTTATGAGCTGCCCAACTACAGAGGAAGACAGTATCTGCTGAGACCTGGAGAGTACAGGCGATTCCAAGACTGGGGTGCTATGAATGCTAAAGTGGGCTCTTTGAGGAGAGTCATGGATTTATACTAAAAAATGTTTATCCTTATCATTTCTCAAtatggaaattaataaaatattttctgtgtGTTCCTAGCATTAACtgattcctctttttttatttgactctttTGATGGAAGCAGGTCTGTCTAAGAATGGTCTGAAGTTTTGGATTGGATTGAAATGAGATTATCTTAGATCAGAAAGGTTAACAAAAAGGAggttacatacatatacatcatAAACAAAGGTTATATCATTAATTCAGTTGGACATACTTGATACTCTGGTCAGAAACCAAAGAAAGAGTTTCTAACTCCTTATGTTCTTTAAAAGAATACTAAATTTGTAGAATGAGATAGAATcctcaaatcttatctcatttcaATTCCACTTTTAGGaagtgtctttttaaaaaaaataacaaaatttcaaGATAAAAGTATGTAAAATATGGTCCTATTTAGAGAAGTTCTTTAACAATGGACCAGAAGTTATTACCCCAAGCCTTAATCTAGGAAGCttctttcttaattcctttttgTAAGGTTAGAGCTATGAGAGCTATCCTATCACAAATGAGTGGACATAAAGAAATACAAGGCTGAATGGACCACAGATGTTTATGAGAAGTAAAACTgggttagggaaaaaaaaacaacctgacgAAGGGAAAAATCCCCAAAATGGACACCAGTTGCAGGTAGCTAAaataaggaaaggggagagggagaagggattCCTCCATGTTCCCCTTGCTCATTGTCTATTTTTTATCCAAACAAATGGATAAGCTTCaatgattaaaaatttttttttccttctctaactttcCCTATTTTCAGTTCTTCTCCCTGTGATTCTTTCCCCTGGGAGGGGAAAACATCTGAGTCTCTGCCCTTGCCATTGCTTACTGTTGAGAATGCTTCCTCATAGTTTCTTCATCCTTTTTCTATTAGGCTCTGAGTCTCCctagtccttcatcttctagCTCCctctattctttttgtttgttttgtttttctgggaACAATTCAACTCCCAATTTACTATTTACATCATGTGATAATTCCTTGaccaggaaagagaagggaaaaaccTCACAATCCCAGATGTCTATGATGGGTTAGATCACTCCTggtcctgaagaagagaagaatatgTTCCTCTCCTCCAAAAGGCTATTACTCCTTTTTGATATGAATAAAGGAATCATATCTGtgacacatacacatgcacatacatgtacCTTTCAAGTTACTTTCAGCTCCAGGGTCAGATTAAACTATGACCCatacttctccctctctccctccccttttagTCTCTGTATGTTTTTCCTGACCAGGGAATTTGTTAATGCAGAGATCTCCCTTGTGATAAAACTCcatctatcaatattttttagGTCAAAAATTATTGTGTGCTTTATAGACATAGAAGGTTGCTTGGGGAATATTCAAATGTTGGTTATCAGAGGCATATCTCAAACCCAGACTATTCTGATTCTAATCAGCTCTCTAACTATTAGAAAGGTGGTGTCTCCATAATTCATCATTGGACACAGATGATTTATCATTACATATGCTAACTAGTGTGAGAGAATGGCTAATAATGCAATCAAACCAGGGAAAAGTTCTCTCCCCTAAAAGCAAAACACTATCTTGAGTCTTGGAGGTTCCAATAAGTTTTTTAATATAGAGCACTCACTACAAGGTTCATTTCTGCCCAGCCAACGGCCTTTTGTGTCTTTCTGAGGTGGTCACCTAGCAATTCTCCATCAATCAATGTGTCCCCTAGTAAATATAAACTGCTCAAGTCTCAAGTGGAAATAAACCAACCCACTCAAGCCCCAAGAACAGAATG from Macrotis lagotis isolate mMagLag1 chromosome 6, bilby.v1.9.chrom.fasta, whole genome shotgun sequence encodes:
- the LOC141491719 gene encoding gamma-crystallin D encodes the protein MGKITFYEDRGFQGRYYECSSDHSNLQSYFNRCNSVRVDSGNWMIYEQPNYLGCQYYLRRGEYPDYHEWMGFNDSIRSCRIIPHTVSHRIRMYEREDYRGKMVEFTEDCSSLQDRLHLHEIYSLNVLEGCWILYELPNYRGRQYLLRPGEYRRFQDWGAMNAKVGSLRRVMDLY